DNA from Marinagarivorans cellulosilyticus:
CAAAGTAGCACCACAACCTAACACCTCGTCATCTGGGTGTGCGGCAATACATAAAACCCGCTCAGCCATTTTTTATGCCTCCATACGCGTTAAATCTTTAGCCACCGATCGAATTAGCGCCTCTGAAGGGTCCACGCAATCTATTTTTGAAACCGCCAGAATTAAACGGTTAAGGTTAACAGGGTACTCACTTTGCACTCGCTTAAAGCGGGGCAAAAAACCTGAGTGAAAGCGACTAATACCAGTAATAACATCCACACTCGGCTGACCTTGTGACCTTATCATTAATGGCTCTACCGATTGCTCAATCGTCGAAAACAAATCAAATACGTCGTACGCTTCACGCTTTAATTGACGATTAAATAAATGCGCCAGCACTTCTGTTTGCGCATTGCCAGAACTTCGCCCCATTCCGCGCAGTGTTCCATCCACTATAGAAGCCCCTGCATCCAGCGCGGCAAGACAATTGGCATTGACCAAATCCAAATTATTATGGCCATGAAAGCCCGCGCTAATACCCTGCTTAACAATAACTTGCACATATTCACTGACTTCACTTGGCAACATACAACCAGAAGAATCAACAACATAAACACAATCAATGGGCCAAGTGGCAAGCTGTGTTATTGTCTTATGAAACTCTTTAATATCCAGCGCATAGGTCTTCATCAAGTTAAGGTACACTTCCAACCCTAAAGATTTTGCTTTTACACAAGCCTCTTGCGCCGGCGCAATATCTGTCACATTAACACCAATGCGAATAAAGTCTAAGCCCGCCTTTGCCGCCACATCAATATCGTTTAAGCAACCAACACCAGGAATAAAAAACGCTCCGACCTTTGCTTTTTTTACAACAGATTTTGCTGCAACGATATAATGCTCATCGCTTTCAAAGGCAACGCCATGCTCAACACCCGATGCGCCAAGCCCTAGCCCATGCCCCACTTCGATATATTCAATACCCGACTTTTCTAAACCTTCACAAATACGCTTGGTATCCATTAACGAGAACTGAAAATGGATTGAATAGCCGCCATCACGCAATGTGCAATCCAATAATAATGGTGTGGCTCCTGGATTATTCGCTGTCAACATATCCCCTCCAACTACCCCATTAGCTGCTGTGCATTTTCATGCATTATGCTATTTACGCAACTATCAGAAAAATTGTGCTTATTAAAGAAGTTTACATGCGCTTCTAGCGCCTCGTGTTCCGAACAAAAAGGTGCGTCGCTACCGTACAAACAACGATGCGCCCCAAGCTTTTTAATCGCAAAAGCTAAATCATTTTCTACCGAGCTACCCTGCCAATAATGTAACGAAAATGACGTTTCCAGATATACATGTGGGTTAGCATCAGCAATCAGCAATGCCTCTAAGACTTGAGCACCGCCAGCATGCGCCAAAACCACAGGGCTAGATAACAACTGAGCTACCGCATGTGCCACTTTCAAAGGGAATATGCGGTACATTTTTTGACTACCAATTGCAGTACTTACAAATACAGGACGGCCAGCAATAATACCGGCGCTTATACATTGCTGCAGCCCTTGCAACTCACTTAAATCTTGTAAATAGGGGTGTAAAACAAAACCCGAAAACTGACTTTGGTAATCCCACCAAGGGTCATTTGGCGAAAGCTTTGATGGAATTAAACCTAAAGCACCCGCTTTAGGTGTTTGTGAAACCGCCATTAAAAATGGCTCGCATGAACGAATATCGCGACCAAATAAACAAAAATAGCGTTTGAGCGCTATTGATGTTCGCAGGCGATCAAGATCAGCGGGCGGCTCGTCCAACAGTGATTGCTCATTGCGCGAAAGTAACGGGAAACAGAAGCTATCAATCACTTTCATAAAGCATGCTCCGACTCATGCTTTAACACCAATTGAAACTCCTGCTGAGGTATCGGGGCACAATCGTGGAATAGCTGTACATGCGGTGTTAGCTCTAGCGCAAAAGACAACATCTTTTCTGGCGAGTAATAATAAACGAAATCTTCTTGCGGATAAGTACTGCAAATATGGCTAGAGAGCATATCAACAACCAGCCCCTGTTTCGCCAATGCAAAAGCGCGACGAATAAACTGCCGGGCAAAGACTTCGTTATCAAATTCTGTAAAACGAAAATTCAGTACACCCAATGCACAAACCCAATCGGCAACAGTTGCGGTGTCATCATCGAGTAAGATATTTCGTACAGAAAAATCACAATCCGGATGACGTTGACTGGCTTCCTGAATAAGATCCGCATTGATATCAATGCCGTGATACTCCAGCAAAAAACCAGCATTTACCAGCGCTGTGCGCAAATCACCAAACCCACAGCCAATATCACACAAACTAAATGCTTTATTTTTGGGAAGCGCCCTAGATATTGCATTAAATCGAATATTTTGATGCTGGGCAGTATCCCAACCCAGCGTTTTCGGATCATAACCAAACGAATGTAAGCGATTTGAATACCGCACCCTTAGTTGTTCGTCGGTATTTTTTATGGCATCGGCATTTACTGTTGCTTGAGTCATGTCGACCTCACTTATTGGCATAATGCACCTGCAATGTTGATCTTACCGATGCCTGCAGTTGCTCCAATTCTGCGGCGCTTTCTGCCGACAAAATGGCAAAACCATGCCGCTGGGCACCATTTTTAGGACGATTAATAGTTTGACCCGCACTAACCAAAAGCTGAACATGCAGCACTCCATCCAAAGCGTGAACGGCATCAAAACCCTTAATTGAATCAATAACGCCGTTTTCAAAGACAAAAAACGTTAACAACACTTGTCGGTCTACAGGAGATAACACAAGCTTGTGCGTCTCGCCCAAAGCGCGCCGTATTAAATATTGGTATAAATCTGCACCCGCCAAAAAGGGAAGTATTTTTGCGCTCGTAAGCACACCGCCCCCTCGATTTGCGGTTTCCACAAGAAAACAGCGGCCTTTATCATCAACAATGTATTCCGAGTGTGTAAAACCTGCATGAATACCTAACGCTGCCACTACCTTCTGGTTCACATCATAAACATGGCGCGTTAGCTCTTCGCTTAAGCGCGCAGGGTAAACCACATCTGTAATCACGGGCTTTTCACCGGGCAGAATTTTTTTAGATGCCATTGCTAAGTTGTGATGGCATCCGGCTTCGTCACAAATACCATCTACCGTAATATGCGTTCCTTCAACAAACGCCTCTACAATGACTTGCCGGGAATGCGCATTCATCAAAGCCTCTAGAAAGGCGGTTTCTAACTCAGCATTAGTGCGTACAATTGAAACGCCAAATGCCCCTCGATTATCAACAGGTTTAACAATAACCGGCAAGCCAATCAAATTTACAGCCTTAAGCGATTGTTCCAATGTATTACAGGCAAAAAAACGAGGTTGCATAACAGCCGCTTCGCGGACCATTTCACGCATCCATGCTTTATTCGTCGTCACTTGCGCTGCAGCTAAGCCGTCACTAGGCAGCCCCAAATGGTGGGCGATTACCACCGCCGCATAATGCGAGTAATCACACTCGTCAGCAATAACGCCAGCCACTGAGTGCTTTTTTGCTAAAGTTAACAAGCGCGTTAAATCCCTAGGTTCTACACGATAAAAAATATCGGCATGTTTTTTAGCCGCGCAATTTTCGTCCGGGTCAGTTAACAACAACCTTAACCCCATCGACTTTGCGGTTTCAGCCAGTATTTCTTGCTCCCAATTACCGCCAATAACCATCAATATTTTTGACACCTTAACCCCCCATAGCTAAATCAGACCACTGTAATAGCTGGCCTTTAGCAATTGGCTGCGCAGTGCGACAACGTTGCACCATTTCAATATCACTGGCCAAAATACCATCGTGATTCGAACGCAGAAAAATAAAATCACCTTCCGTTAATACTTTACCTTGAGCAATACCGTGCTTTGCAATAACTTTTAAGGCAACAAATGAGCGGTAGCCCATCTCTTCTTGCCCCAACGTTTGTCGCCGTGTAGAACCCAACGCTTTTTCTAGGTTGCGAACCTTTTTTACAAGCCTTTCAAACTCATCAAACTGCAGCGAGAAGTTGTGATCTGGCCCAGTTTGGTTACGGTCTAAAGTAATATGCTTTTCCAATACACAAGCACCAAGCGCCACTGCAGCTAGCGCCAATTCATCACCCAACGAATGATCCGAAAACCCTACGGGGTAACCCGTCATTGCCGCTAACGTTGGAATAAAACCAAGGTTGGCATCTTCAGGTTTAACAGGGTATTGAGAAACGCAATGCAGTAAAGAAAGCTTGCGATTACCCACGCTTTCACACGCTGAAATTACAGCTTCTATATCGTGATAAGTGCCATAACCCAGCGAAATAATCATTGGCTTTTGGCGTTCAGCCACTTGCCGCACTAACGGTAAGTTCGCTTGCGCTTGTGGCGAGGCAATTTTATAAGCAGGTACATCAACCGCTTCTAGTAAAGCGATTGAGCCCTCGTATGTCGGCGATGACAAAAAATCGACATTTACCGCTTGGCACTTTGCCGCCAATACTGGATACCACTGTTCATCTAATTCAATTGCGCTAAACCATTGTTTAAATTCATCCGATTCCAACTCCGGTTGATAAAGACCGTCAAGTTTTATAGATTGAAACTTAACCGCATTAACGCCCATCTGCGCACAGCGTTCAATCATGCTTAATGCGGTTGCTAGGTCTTGGTTATGGTTAGAGCCAATTTCCGCAATAATATAAACCTGCTGTTGGTTGTAACAGTTTTTGCCTACCTTAAAACCATTGCATCCCGTATCACCTGCTGTCATACCCATGCCTTTACACCCAATTCTGACTACCAGACGTTATGCTTTTATTCATTTAACGCTTGAAATTTCTGGCTGTTTTTTTAACTGCCGGAGGAAGACCAAGCCACTGAGTGCTCACCTTGCCGTTTTGTCGCACACCTTCGTAGATATTTGTCCATTGCGCATCTAACCAAGCACTTGTGTTTTTCTCATAGTGCTCTGATGGATTAATCGCTTTAACACGCAGGGTTAAACGTTGTGAATCGGCAGCCAAGGTAAAACCTGCCGCAAGTAGGTCGTCAAGGCGGTCCTCACGGCTACCGCTATATTCCGACCAATAACGCTTAGCTAAACAAACATCCGTTACACTGTACATCGCCCCTTGGTAATACCGCGGGTGCCAGCGCTGTAATGGCCCTGGGCCTCCATCATCCATAAATGCTGGCAGTACATTTTTACCCGAATCATCGACGACTTGATAAATATACAGACCAAACAAATGCGCGTCGGAAAACACCTTAACTGGGCAGCTTCCACTTAAAATTCGCACGCTTTGATCACACCACTTAGGCATCCACTGATGGTAGCCTTTAAGCTCTAAAAAAAAGCTGCGAATCGCCGCGAAAACAATGAATAATGCCGCCATACCAACCCCTAGCAAAGGCGTAGATGCAGGTACATAGCTCGCACTATCGGTTAGCGAACCCAGGGTAATAAGAAAAAACAGCACAAATTGCGCAACAAACAATTGCCCAATAAACGATAAATCCACGATACAAATTAGCAAAAAACCAAATGCGCATTGCTTTAACCACAACAATGGTAGCAATGCCGGTATAAAGTAACCAACAAAGAGCGTACCCTGCCCGATTACCGTCATCCACGAAGAAAACTGACACAATAACTTATAGTTTTTAAGCCAGCGCCAGTAAGGTAAGGTTAAGTGGGGTAAAGCAACAAAATAGTAAAAGCTCAACCCTTTTCGCCAATTAGCCGTTAAGGCTTTTTCTGTTGCGGCAGACAACAACATTAAGGCCAGCAACCAAGCATAGACATTAAGCGCTAACAACGTAATATCAGCCCCAAATACAGCTCCAACGTTACCCCCCCATCCCAACAAAGAATCTAACGACCAAACCTGAGTAGTCGGTAAAAATATAACAACAAATGAAGCTAGTTGATAATAAATATCTTCAATGGAATAGTATTTTGACCGGTAAAAAACGATAAAAAACAAAATTGCGTTAAGGTAATGACTATAGGCACCGCCAATACCTAAGCACCCAGCAATAGCAACAAGTAGCCACAAACACCCAATCGGCTTTAAATAGCTAACGCTCTGGTGCCCCCACAATAAAGCAGCCGCATGGCGCCCAAACCATAATCGACAAACTACCAAACCAAAAAAAACTATTCGAAAAAAAGCCAGTATAAAAGGGGTAGTATTCGGTAAAGCGTTAAAGGGATATTGAAAATACAAACCCAGACAAGCGCAAACAACAAAAACAAACGCTACAACGCACTTAATCTGCAAAGCATTGTTGGTGTTTTCCACACAGCTTATCTTTAATGCTTCCGTGGTCATGCTGCAGCCTGCTGCATTTTTTGAGCGATACGCTTCGCGCCTTGCCCATCACAAAGCTCCCAAGCGGATTTTTGGTGCTGGTAAAGGTCGCTATATGGCTTTTCATACCACTGCTTTAACAGGTAAAGTACTTTGTCGCGGCAAATGGCAAAGCAATTAGCCGCCTTTGTAATATCGCAACCTCCCCCAAACTGAACGAGACTATTAAAATTATTGCGTTGATCTTCTCCTGCCATAAGCACTGCGCTCGGCTTACCCAGTGCGCAACGCTCCCAAACACCACTGCCAGCAGTCCCAATAACAAAGTCAGTCGATGCAATAAGGCCAGCCATATCATCAGGGTCAATCACTAATTGAGTTCCCCTATGCGACTGGCAATAATCTTTAAGCTGCTGAATATGCGGCGCGTTAGCAGCCAATACACAGGTCACGCGCAACTTACCTTGCGCTAATACTGGAGCAACAATTTTAAGCAAGGCGAGGCTATAATTGGCAGCGTCCGTCGCCCCACAACTGATTAAAAAATGCGATTGGATATCGGCCTTAGCGTAAGTTACAGAACGTAACGATCGAAATTTTTTTCGCAGCGGTAAATATTCGCGCCCTAACAGTCGTGTACTACTCGATTTGAGCCAAGGGTCGTAATCCGCATTCATATGACTCCCAGAATCTACCAAGATATCGGCTGCTAAAGGGCGATTACATAAATCATCGATCACCAAAGTTTTAGCCGCCAGCGGCTTTAAGAGTTCATGCTCGGCAGCAGACCATGCATAATGATCAATCACCAGCCACGCTGCGCAGTAGTGCTGCAAGCAAAATGCTGAGTTCTGGGCATCCCATTGCGGATCGCTCTGCCCCCATGTTGAAAAGTCATTATGCTGAGGCTCAATAATTTTTTCTGGTGTTGGTAAAACGACAACATCAAAGTTTTTCCGCTGCAACCAATCAATTGCATTGCCGGCTAGATCACGGCATGCAAACACACAACAATAGCCATGCTCAATTAAAGTTTCCGCTAGCGCTACGCAACGCACAACATGCCCATTACCCAAAAAATGGGATGCGTCAACGCGAAAAAGTACAGTGCCGCTAGCCACCTAACTGCTCCTGTAATCGCTGATATTTAATTTCGGCAATGACCCAGTCGTCAAGGGTGTCTATATCTTGCACTTGCGTGCTTGGCAAAATTACAGCGCGGGTTTTATCGCCCCACAGCAGTTTACCGTGGCTAAAAGCTTGGCTTGTACCCCAATAAAATTGGGCTGCATCATGGTACATTGGCGTTAAATCTTGCGAGCGAGCTAGCATTGACTCTGCCTGAGCCGGCATAATTTTATTGCCATCGCATACTAGTGCGCGCTGGATAGGAAAATCAAAAGCCACAGCAGAAACCACATAATCACATTGCTCCTGCCGCAACCGATTAAAACCTTCCACCAGCGCAGCGCTTTGTAACAATGGATTGGTGGCATAAATACAACAAACATAATCAAAATGCTGCCCGTGCGCGGCTAATGCCTTAATCGCATGCTCTACAACAGCTTGTGTGCCGGTAAAATCATCGGCTAATGCTGGCGGCCGCATAAAAGGCGTACTCGCGTCACAATCACGCGCTATAGCCGCTATTTTTTCACAATCGGTAGATACCACAACATCGTCAAATAAGGCACAAGCTTGCGCCGCTTTAATTGCATAATCCAAAATTGGCTTACCTAAAAAAGGCCGGATATTTTTTTGCGGTATTCGCTTAGAGCCACCTCTTGCTGGAATTAACCCTAATACGCTTGGCTTTGATTGCGTCATAAGCTTTCCTTTAAACAGGTAATTACGTGCGCTTGCTCTTGCTCAGTCAAGGTCACAAATAACGGCAACGTCAGTGATCGCGCATAATGTTGCTCTGCATTAGGAAAATGGCTACCAAAGTAACGCGCTAATGGGCGATATAAGGGCTGTTTGTGAATAGGTATATAATGCACATTGGTGAAAATATCGTGCTCTCGCAAGGTTTCATAACACCTATCACGCACTTCAGAAGATTCAAAAGTTACAACATAAATATGCCACGCCGAATAGCAATTTGAAGGTTCTACCGGTAATTGCAAAGGCGTGTCGAGCAAGCCTTTTAAGTAAGCTGCCGCTTTTTCGCGGCGCGCCTCGACAAACACATCCAACTTATTGAGTTGTGATAAAGCCAAAGCTGCATGAATATCACTTAATCGATAATTAAAACCCAGTGCCTGCTGCTCGTAATAACAAGGGGCAGCAGGAGGACTCTGCCAGTGCTCACTGTCCCTTTCTACCCCGTGGCTCGCAAGTTTGCGCACTTTAGCGGCAAGTTGGACATCATTTGTTAACACTGCACCGCCCTCACCGGCGGCCAAGGTTTTTACCGGATGAAAACTAAAAATGGTTGCATCACTGTATGCGCCACTACCTATTGCACTGCCTTCGTACAAGCTGCCAATGGCATGGGCGGCATCTTCAATTAAACAAATACCGTAATGGTCTGTTAGCTCTCGAATAGGCTTTAGATCGCAAGGCAAACCTGCGAAATGCACTACCACTAAGACCTTGGGCAAAATATTAGCTGTCTTGGCCTGCGCAAGTTGATCAGCTAATTTTACCGGGCAGATATTGCGACTGGCTGGGT
Protein-coding regions in this window:
- a CDS encoding amidohydrolase family protein, whose amino-acid sequence is MKVIDSFCFPLLSRNEQSLLDEPPADLDRLRTSIALKRYFCLFGRDIRSCEPFLMAVSQTPKAGALGLIPSKLSPNDPWWDYQSQFSGFVLHPYLQDLSELQGLQQCISAGIIAGRPVFVSTAIGSQKMYRIFPLKVAHAVAQLLSSPVVLAHAGGAQVLEALLIADANPHVYLETSFSLHYWQGSSVENDLAFAIKKLGAHRCLYGSDAPFCSEHEALEAHVNFFNKHNFSDSCVNSIMHENAQQLMG
- a CDS encoding class I SAM-dependent methyltransferase — its product is MPISEVDMTQATVNADAIKNTDEQLRVRYSNRLHSFGYDPKTLGWDTAQHQNIRFNAISRALPKNKAFSLCDIGCGFGDLRTALVNAGFLLEYHGIDINADLIQEASQRHPDCDFSVRNILLDDDTATVADWVCALGVLNFRFTEFDNEVFARQFIRRAFALAKQGLVVDMLSSHICSTYPQEDFVYYYSPEKMLSFALELTPHVQLFHDCAPIPQQEFQLVLKHESEHAL
- the pseG gene encoding UDP-2,4-diacetamido-2,4,6-trideoxy-beta-L-altropyranose hydrolase — encoded protein: MASGTVLFRVDASHFLGNGHVVRCVALAETLIEHGYCCVFACRDLAGNAIDWLQRKNFDVVVLPTPEKIIEPQHNDFSTWGQSDPQWDAQNSAFCLQHYCAAWLVIDHYAWSAAEHELLKPLAAKTLVIDDLCNRPLAADILVDSGSHMNADYDPWLKSSSTRLLGREYLPLRKKFRSLRSVTYAKADIQSHFLISCGATDAANYSLALLKIVAPVLAQGKLRVTCVLAANAPHIQQLKDYCQSHRGTQLVIDPDDMAGLIASTDFVIGTAGSGVWERCALGKPSAVLMAGEDQRNNFNSLVQFGGGCDITKAANCFAICRDKVLYLLKQWYEKPYSDLYQHQKSAWELCDGQGAKRIAQKMQQAAA
- the pseF gene encoding pseudaminic acid cytidylyltransferase, whose product is MTQSKPSVLGLIPARGGSKRIPQKNIRPFLGKPILDYAIKAAQACALFDDVVVSTDCEKIAAIARDCDASTPFMRPPALADDFTGTQAVVEHAIKALAAHGQHFDYVCCIYATNPLLQSAALVEGFNRLRQEQCDYVVSAVAFDFPIQRALVCDGNKIMPAQAESMLARSQDLTPMYHDAAQFYWGTSQAFSHGKLLWGDKTRAVILPSTQVQDIDTLDDWVIAEIKYQRLQEQLGG
- the pseC gene encoding UDP-4-amino-4,6-dideoxy-N-acetyl-beta-L-altrosamine transaminase; the encoded protein is MIPYGRQCIDDDDIQAVTQVLRSPWLTQGPVVQDFEKALAAKVGAQYAVALSNGTAALHLTCLALGLGKGDYLWTTPLSFVASANCGLYCQAQVEFVDIDPASRNICPVKLADQLAQAKTANILPKVLVVVHFAGLPCDLKPIRELTDHYGICLIEDAAHAIGSLYEGSAIGSGAYSDATIFSFHPVKTLAAGEGGAVLTNDVQLAAKVRKLASHGVERDSEHWQSPPAAPCYYEQQALGFNYRLSDIHAALALSQLNKLDVFVEARREKAAAYLKGLLDTPLQLPVEPSNCYSAWHIYVVTFESSEVRDRCYETLREHDIFTNVHYIPIHKQPLYRPLARYFGSHFPNAEQHYARSLTLPLFVTLTEQEQAHVITCLKESL
- a CDS encoding ATP-grasp domain-containing protein, translating into MSKILMVIGGNWEQEILAETAKSMGLRLLLTDPDENCAAKKHADIFYRVEPRDLTRLLTLAKKHSVAGVIADECDYSHYAAVVIAHHLGLPSDGLAAAQVTTNKAWMREMVREAAVMQPRFFACNTLEQSLKAVNLIGLPVIVKPVDNRGAFGVSIVRTNAELETAFLEALMNAHSRQVIVEAFVEGTHITVDGICDEAGCHHNLAMASKKILPGEKPVITDVVYPARLSEELTRHVYDVNQKVVAALGIHAGFTHSEYIVDDKGRCFLVETANRGGGVLTSAKILPFLAGADLYQYLIRRALGETHKLVLSPVDRQVLLTFFVFENGVIDSIKGFDAVHALDGVLHVQLLVSAGQTINRPKNGAQRHGFAILSAESAAELEQLQASVRSTLQVHYANK
- a CDS encoding N-acetylneuraminate synthase family protein gives rise to the protein MTAGDTGCNGFKVGKNCYNQQQVYIIAEIGSNHNQDLATALSMIERCAQMGVNAVKFQSIKLDGLYQPELESDEFKQWFSAIELDEQWYPVLAAKCQAVNVDFLSSPTYEGSIALLEAVDVPAYKIASPQAQANLPLVRQVAERQKPMIISLGYGTYHDIEAVISACESVGNRKLSLLHCVSQYPVKPEDANLGFIPTLAAMTGYPVGFSDHSLGDELALAAVALGACVLEKHITLDRNQTGPDHNFSLQFDEFERLVKKVRNLEKALGSTRRQTLGQEEMGYRSFVALKVIAKHGIAQGKVLTEGDFIFLRSNHDGILASDIEMVQRCRTAQPIAKGQLLQWSDLAMGG